From the genome of Vibrio navarrensis, one region includes:
- a CDS encoding DEAD/DEAH box helicase — MQYVSPTPNQLKEGQGDFLAAIIVSVSRKASDAYLSYINYVGEKHAEQFAALQEECLQSGWIRTSKHQDKSFIYLTADGWCVALFACQMSSQNRLGQGLRTAIRAPGAHYARLYASWFMPHYLWSVDEELLEQSINDSFHLLTQSDQLWYLVKTLPFAQGAGDYFVATYPRMLLTATSPTTYDTLHAKVSGLVKRTLPIQMSQDVGLFSSNPSKAKHFLEPLDEHYLVQRESLFALNPRTRLSLSLLIDLFILQCLRPESVAERIEQLEGLDAACKNPLGFFHWQKLFDYLQMGDDTLVTLFYDAPMWLESVHTPQGIAWGQLVLDLLQMCRVKTHPELRDFFTTLAHHPLAEPLDSSKAPAQFNLAHMAQRLFAYLTDEETDQGRFIDKPDAWQMWISEVTTTLRDPKEQQDERLAWVISEHETLMIKRQKRGKKGWSIGRKVAPHTLLYDNNLSLASIDLAIAENLQSRHDFWSDTFKLNPTLLMLLSQSNSVFNSVGEPISLVAEPALVVLEEEKGQLALQCHPKVSKQSQACLKPRTEGIYSFYSIPEHVERFFTLAGQMPAVAIEQADALIERLGDNVNWYFISEARGNITLGEWDTTPHLWLKLGEGKLELAIEHQSQDQRTRIGSGQGTLWLYQQGNTWYRRDLAQERQQAKAIAKALGLKVCKSHRYSVPSQQLPQLLDALEQLEEVTIHWHQASKRVKQLRSQDVGLAIRQQEDWFQVSGDVHFDGAQVLDLKRLLEARRTGFITLEQQNLTLLVSDALRKQLHFLDSVLDDNLSVNRQLAYPLQKLIETMSVQSDHGWQALQQAWSQPITLDEALLEPLRDYQRSGVLWAAHLLHNGFGVCLADDMGLGKTLQALTLLSHFQAQGPSLVVCPKSVLLNWRQESQRFTPQLTVIDLESCADRQQTLSNARAGEVIVLSYGLVTRLADALQATEWQTVVLDEAQQIKNPNAERAKVLFEINAQRRITLSGTPVENHLVELWSQFAFLNPGLLGSLKQFKSKYAQASKNEDDMLRLRALVSPFILRRLKQEVLTELPEKTELVHHVELTSKERNAYEAVRKEALETLSDGSTHSTISLFAGLTRLRQVCCDPGLVFEHLTDTSSKQKEALQLVEDALEGGHKILVFSQFVQLLKRFSQQLKQHGVDFSYLDGQSTSKQRQSAINTFKSGEHHLFLISLKAGGSGLNLTEADTVIHLDPWWNPAVEDQASDRAYRMGQTKPVTVYRLVTVNTVEEKIIQLHSEKRDLADKVLSGQSTAEQLNPELLMQLMTE, encoded by the coding sequence GTGCAGTACGTATCTCCAACGCCAAATCAATTAAAAGAGGGGCAAGGCGACTTTCTTGCCGCCATCATTGTCAGTGTCAGTCGCAAGGCGAGTGATGCGTACTTATCCTACATTAACTATGTCGGTGAAAAACACGCTGAGCAATTTGCGGCTCTGCAAGAAGAGTGCCTACAATCCGGTTGGATCCGCACCAGCAAGCATCAAGACAAATCGTTTATTTACCTCACCGCCGACGGATGGTGCGTTGCGCTATTTGCATGTCAGATGAGCTCACAAAACCGATTAGGTCAAGGCTTGCGTACCGCCATACGTGCGCCGGGCGCTCATTATGCACGCCTGTACGCCTCTTGGTTCATGCCGCACTATCTTTGGTCGGTAGATGAAGAACTGCTCGAACAAAGTATCAATGATAGTTTTCACCTGCTGACGCAAAGCGACCAACTCTGGTACTTGGTCAAGACCCTTCCATTTGCGCAAGGTGCGGGAGATTACTTTGTCGCGACCTACCCGCGCATGTTACTCACCGCCACCTCACCAACCACCTATGACACCTTGCATGCCAAAGTGTCTGGTCTCGTAAAAAGAACCTTACCCATTCAAATGAGCCAAGATGTGGGCCTGTTTTCATCGAATCCGAGCAAAGCCAAACACTTTCTTGAGCCGCTTGACGAACACTATCTGGTCCAGCGTGAAAGCCTTTTTGCGCTCAATCCTCGTACGCGTCTCAGCCTCTCGCTGTTAATCGATCTGTTTATCCTTCAATGCCTGCGCCCTGAGTCAGTCGCCGAGCGAATTGAACAGCTTGAAGGGCTGGATGCAGCGTGCAAGAATCCACTGGGCTTTTTCCATTGGCAAAAACTCTTTGACTATTTGCAGATGGGCGACGATACGCTGGTCACACTGTTTTACGATGCGCCGATGTGGCTTGAGTCAGTGCATACCCCACAAGGTATTGCTTGGGGGCAATTAGTGCTGGACTTACTGCAAATGTGCCGAGTCAAAACACACCCTGAGCTGCGAGACTTTTTCACCACCTTGGCCCATCACCCACTGGCTGAGCCACTGGATAGCAGCAAGGCACCAGCCCAGTTTAACCTCGCGCATATGGCGCAACGTCTTTTTGCTTATTTGACCGACGAAGAAACAGATCAAGGCCGCTTTATTGATAAACCCGATGCATGGCAAATGTGGATAAGTGAAGTGACCACCACCTTGCGCGATCCGAAGGAGCAGCAAGATGAGCGTTTGGCCTGGGTGATCAGCGAGCACGAGACCTTAATGATCAAGCGGCAAAAACGGGGCAAAAAAGGCTGGAGCATTGGGAGAAAAGTCGCCCCACACACGCTGCTTTACGATAATAACCTCTCGTTGGCCAGCATTGATCTGGCGATTGCCGAAAACCTGCAAAGCCGCCATGATTTTTGGAGCGACACCTTTAAGCTCAACCCCACGTTACTCATGCTGCTGTCACAAAGTAACAGCGTGTTTAACTCTGTTGGGGAGCCGATAAGTTTGGTCGCAGAACCGGCGTTGGTGGTGCTAGAGGAAGAAAAAGGACAGCTCGCATTGCAATGCCATCCCAAGGTAAGCAAGCAGTCGCAAGCTTGCCTAAAGCCACGCACGGAAGGGATCTACTCTTTCTATTCGATCCCCGAACACGTCGAACGCTTTTTTACGCTCGCCGGACAAATGCCCGCGGTAGCGATTGAACAGGCCGATGCGTTGATCGAACGCTTGGGCGATAATGTCAACTGGTACTTTATCAGTGAAGCGCGCGGCAACATTACTCTGGGAGAGTGGGACACCACGCCACACTTGTGGCTCAAGCTTGGTGAAGGAAAACTGGAACTGGCGATTGAACACCAATCACAGGACCAACGCACCCGTATTGGCTCGGGGCAAGGCACACTCTGGCTCTATCAGCAAGGGAATACTTGGTATCGCCGCGATCTTGCTCAGGAGCGGCAGCAAGCCAAAGCGATTGCCAAAGCACTCGGTTTAAAGGTGTGTAAAAGCCACCGCTACAGCGTACCTAGCCAACAACTGCCGCAACTGCTCGACGCTCTAGAGCAGCTTGAAGAGGTCACCATCCACTGGCATCAAGCGAGCAAACGAGTCAAACAACTGCGCTCACAAGATGTGGGCCTAGCCATACGCCAACAGGAAGATTGGTTTCAAGTGTCAGGGGATGTGCATTTTGACGGCGCACAAGTATTGGATCTCAAACGTCTGCTTGAAGCGCGACGTACAGGATTTATTACCTTAGAACAGCAGAACCTCACCCTGTTAGTCAGCGATGCGCTGCGTAAACAGTTGCATTTCTTAGACAGCGTGTTAGATGACAATCTCTCGGTAAACCGCCAACTCGCCTACCCGCTACAAAAGCTGATCGAAACCATGTCGGTGCAAAGCGATCACGGTTGGCAAGCATTACAACAAGCATGGTCACAACCCATCACGTTGGATGAAGCGCTGCTTGAGCCACTGCGTGATTATCAACGCAGCGGCGTCCTCTGGGCGGCGCATTTGCTACACAATGGGTTTGGTGTCTGTTTGGCCGACGATATGGGCCTTGGCAAAACACTGCAAGCCTTAACCCTGCTGAGCCATTTTCAAGCGCAAGGCCCAAGCTTAGTGGTCTGCCCCAAATCGGTCTTACTCAACTGGCGTCAAGAGAGCCAACGCTTCACGCCGCAGTTAACCGTGATTGATTTAGAGAGCTGCGCCGATCGCCAGCAAACCTTGTCCAACGCTCGCGCCGGTGAAGTGATTGTGCTCAGCTACGGGTTAGTGACTCGCCTAGCCGATGCCTTGCAAGCCACCGAATGGCAAACCGTCGTCTTGGATGAAGCGCAGCAGATCAAAAACCCCAATGCCGAACGCGCTAAAGTGTTGTTTGAGATAAACGCGCAGCGGCGCATAACCCTCTCGGGCACCCCAGTGGAAAACCATTTGGTGGAGCTTTGGAGCCAATTCGCCTTTTTAAACCCGGGCTTGCTCGGCTCTTTAAAACAGTTCAAAAGCAAATACGCGCAAGCCAGCAAAAATGAAGACGATATGCTGCGGCTGCGCGCTTTAGTCAGCCCTTTTATTTTGCGTCGCCTCAAACAAGAGGTACTCACTGAACTGCCAGAAAAAACAGAGCTCGTCCATCATGTTGAGCTGACCAGCAAAGAGCGCAATGCCTATGAAGCGGTGCGTAAAGAAGCGTTAGAAACCCTGAGTGACGGCAGCACTCATTCCACCATTTCGCTGTTCGCCGGCTTAACGCGTTTGCGCCAAGTGTGTTGCGACCCAGGCTTAGTGTTTGAGCACCTCACCGACACCAGCAGCAAACAGAAAGAGGCGTTGCAACTGGTCGAAGACGCCCTTGAGGGCGGACACAAGATCCTGGTGTTTAGCCAATTTGTTCAGTTGCTCAAACGCTTCAGCCAGCAGTTAAAGCAACACGGGGTCGATTTTTCTTACCTGGATGGGCAATCCACCAGCAAGCAACGACAAAGTGCGATCAACACGTTTAAATCTGGCGAACACCATTTATTTTTGATCAGCCTAAAAGCGGGCGGTTCAGGGCTCAACCTCACCGAAGCGGATACCGTGATCCACCTTGACCCATGGTGGAACCCAGCGGTAGAAGATCAAGCGAGTGATCGGGCTTATCGTATGGGACAAACCAAACCCGTTACCGTCTATCGCTTGGTCACTGTCAATACGGTAGAAGAAAAAATCATCCAACTGCACAGTGAAAAACGCGACTTGGCTGACAAGGTTTTGTCCGGCCAATCCACCGCCGAGCAACTCAACCCAGAATTGCTCATGCAGTTAATGACGGAGTAG
- a CDS encoding nucleotidyltransferase family protein — protein sequence MEKVTQPKLAITEDQAKEVAQLLALYLPETLVWAFGSRVKGTANTRSDLDLVAFADKPQDLAVYQLQQAFEESSLPFRVDLLVWDNLTPVMQNNIRERYVVVQGKRD from the coding sequence ATGGAAAAAGTAACGCAACCTAAACTCGCTATTACGGAAGATCAAGCGAAGGAAGTCGCCCAACTGTTAGCGCTGTACTTACCGGAAACCTTGGTGTGGGCATTTGGGTCAAGAGTAAAAGGCACGGCCAATACGCGCTCAGATTTAGATTTGGTGGCCTTTGCCGACAAACCACAAGATTTAGCGGTCTATCAATTGCAACAAGCCTTTGAAGAAAGCAGCCTGCCCTTTCGCGTCGATTTACTGGTGTGGGATAATCTCACGCCCGTCATGCAGAACAACATCCGAGAGCGCTATGTGGTTGTGCAAGGGAAAAGGGACTAG